In a genomic window of Bombina bombina isolate aBomBom1 chromosome 8, aBomBom1.pri, whole genome shotgun sequence:
- the LOC128638947 gene encoding guanylate-binding protein 1, producing the protein MNSKMAMSRPVCLIENRDGIELVINEEAMKILSKIVQPVVVTAIVGKYRTGKSYLMNKLAGQRTGFALGSTIQSKTKGIWMWCVDHPSKPGHTLVLLDTEGLGDVEKGDSKNDAWIFCLAVLMSSNFVFNSIGTIDQQSMDQLHYVTELTKRIRLTSSSKGEDETSEFKRIFPSFTWCVRDFTLMLEQDGKNVTEDEYLMNALKLKKGSNKATMDYNMPRECILHFFHSHKCFVFDRPASRKKLQHLEELEESELEEDFVEQAGKFCAFMHKEGHVKTLPGGILVTGRLLGNLTDSYVKAIQSGSVPCMENAVLALAELENMGAVKDALSKYDSIMSQYVKTFPTETNEEFLNMHRECEVKALEVFMARSFMDENQKYQTELKKLIDKKMKEFTECNMKASEDLCRALIEEFSKTLETGISEGEYSKPGGHKLYLIEKMNLLEEYNLQSGKGIKALEVLQNYLNDKRAVEDAILRADQTLTEKEKQIAEEQAKAEASKREKEIIEENNRRLQQCLEDQKRSFQQNEKMLKDKMEEQERKMRQENERLIQQKLQEQQVMLNAGFQDKFNALQSEIAQLRAPKKRRCVVS; encoded by the exons ATGAATAGCAAAATGGCAATGTCACGTCCTGTGTGTCTGATAGAAAACAGGGATGGAATAGAGCTGGTGATTAATGAGGAGGCTATGAAGATTCTGTCAAAGATTGTTCAGCCTGTGGTGGTTACAGCAATTGTAGGAAAGTATCGAACTGGGAAATCTTACCTGATGAACAAGCTGGCAGGACAAAGAACTG GATTTGCTTTGGGGTCTACCATCCAGTCTAAGACAAAAGGGATCTGGATGTGGTGCGTTGATCATCCTTCTAAGCCTGGGCATACCCTTGTGCTTTTAGACACAGAGGGACTGGGGGATGTGGAAAaa ggaGATAGTAAGAATGATGCTTGGATATTTTGCCTTGCTGTTTTGATGAGCAGTAACTTTGTATTCAATAGTATAGGAACAATTGACCAGCAATCAATGGATCAACTACA TTATGTGACTGAATTGACAAAAAGAATTCGTTTAACATCATCATCCAAGGGGGAAGATGAAACttctgaatttaaaagaatttttcCATCCTTCACCTGGTGTGTTCGAGATTTCACGCTGATGCTGGAGCAAGATGGCAAGAATGTGACAGAGGATGAATATTTAATGAATGCATTGAAACTCAAGAaag GTTCTAATAAGGCTACAATGGATTACAACATGCCTCGCGAGTGCATCCTTCATTTCTTCCACTCACATAAATGCTTTGTATTTGACCGACCTGCTAGTAGAAAAAAACTTCAACACCTGGAGGAGCTGGAAGAGAGTGAGCTGGAAGAGGACTTTGTGGAACAAGCTGGAAAGTTCTGTGCTTTTATGCATAAGGAAGGCCACGTTAAAACCCTCCCAGGTGGAATACTGGTTACTGGGAGAT TGTTGGGGAATCTCACAGACTCCTATGTGAAGGCAATACAGAGTGGTTCTGTCCCTTGTATGGAGAATGCAGTATTGGCTCTAGCAGAGCTTGAGAATATGGGAGCTGTGAAGGATGCATTATCCAAATATGACTCTATAATGAGCCAGTATGTGAAAACATTCCCAACTGAGACAAATGAAGAATTTCTGAACATGCACAGGGAATGTGAAGTGAAGGCTTTGGAAGTCTTTATGGCACGCTCCTTCATGGATGAAAATCAAAAGTATCAAACAGAGCTAAAG AAATTAATAGACAAGAAAATGAAAGAGTTTACTGAATGTAATATGAAAGCATCTGAAGATCTATGCAGAGCCCTAATAGAGGAATTCAGCAAGACTTTAGAGACAGGAATATCCGAAGGAGAATACTCAAAACCTGGTGGCCACAAGCTCTATCTAATAGAAAAAATGAATTTACTGGAAGAATACAATTTACAGTCTGGAAAAGGCATAAAG GCTCTTGAGGTGCTACAGAATTATCTAAATGACAAAAGGGCAGTAGAAGATGCTATACTGCGGGCAGATCAGACCTTGACTGAGAAGGAAAAGCAGATTGCAG AGGAGCAGGCTAAGGCAGAAGCTtctaaaagagagaaagaaataatagaGGAGAATAACAGGCGTCTCCAGCAGTGTTTGGAAGATCAGAAGAGAAGTTTTCAGCAGAATGAAAAAATGTTGAAGGATAAGATGGAAGAGCAGGAACGCAAAATGAGACAAGAAAATGAAAGGCTGATTCAACAGAAACTGCAG